From a single Oreochromis niloticus isolate F11D_XX linkage group LG3, O_niloticus_UMD_NMBU, whole genome shotgun sequence genomic region:
- the LOC102077708 gene encoding integrin beta-like protein B: MNTFTMSLSLLLLLLVYSTQATHFYGTVMTYYPGDTYADGSVMATIRYKLNFHQCTDSDTWSCLSGDCGSGNNTLYEVKQESSGEWCQREGIMTRRAPSNAPFKLWLNSGNWINGIVNGIVSWRAVTLVELRNRSDTGKANSSPQTTNIPAVRVPSNCKRNFVLLAFDPDGDVVKCRNGDALLSECIPCTPPSVLSLSPSCTLSFRPTNSSNEGPYAVQLVMEDFPRQNITLTQTNGTQTNLTTNNAISKIPVQFVIRVDPAVPSCTDGLYLPKFLPPTPANGAQLYTPVGQTLEISIKAEATNSMISELLYSGPYTLFQNKTGPGEFILTWTPSESETGESHPICFVVQAVSGIAKYHSDFRCVIVTVEKVYVAALSARISFSLPFTADNVNSVIIQKIKEELEKQGLPPDASLRLVRGDQI; encoded by the exons ATGAACACATTTACCATGTCTCTCTCtttgctactgctgctgctggtttaCAGCACGCAAGCTACTCATTTTTATGGGACAGTGATGACCTATTACCCAGGAGACACTTATGCAGATGGATCAGTTATG GCGACTATTCGATACAAGCTGAACTTCCACCAATGCACAGACAGTGACACATGGAGTTGCCTCAGTGGTGACTGTGGCTCTGGGAACAACACACTATATGAGGTAAAACAGGAAAGCAGTGGAGAGTGGTGTCAGAGAGAGGGAATCATGACTCGACGGGCTCCCAGCAATGCTCCGTTCAAGCTTTG GTTGAATAGTGGTAACTGGATTAATGGCATTGTAAATGGCATTGTATCATGGAGAGCTGTGACTCTGGTGGAACTGAGGAACAGATCTGACACCGGCAAAGCCAACTCGTCACCCCAGACCACCAACATACCTGCTGTGAG AGTTCCCTCAAACTGTAAGAGAAATTTCGTCTTGTTGGCGTTTGACCCTGATGGAGATGTGGTTAAGTGCAGAAATGGAGATGCATTACTGTCAGAGTGTATTCCATGCACTCCACCATCTGTCCTCAGCCTCTCACCA tcTTGTACTCTGTCATTCAGACCCACCAATAGCAGTAATGAAGGTCCATATGCAGTACAGCTGGTGATGGAGGACTTTCCCCGGCAGAACATAACCCTGACTCAAACCAATGGGACACAGACTAATCTAACTACCAACAATGCAATCAGCAAAATACCGGTCCAGTTTGTTATAAGGG tGGATCCTGCAGTGCCATCCTGCACAGACGGACTCTATCTGCCCAAGTTCCTGCCTCCAACTCCAGCCAACGGAGCTCAGCTATATACCCCTGTTGGACAAACTCTAGAAATCAGCATCAAAGCAGAGGCAACAAATTCCAT GATCTCTGAGCTGCTCTACAGTGGGCCCTAcactttatttcaaaataaaacaggaccaGGAGAGTTCATCCTCACGTGGACGCCATCTGAGAGCGAAACGGGAGAAAGCCACCCCATCTGTTTTGTTGTCCAGGCAGTTTCTGG TATAGCGAAGTATCACTCTGACTTTCGATGCGTCATTGTGACTGTTGAAAAGG TTTATGTCGCTGCCCTGAGTGCGAGGATCTCTTTTTCATTGCCTTTTACTGCAGACAACGTTAACAGTGTCATCATACAGAAG ATTAAAGAAGAACTGGAGAAACAAGGTCTGCCGCCAGATGCGAGTCTACGCCTAGTGAGAGGAGaccaaatataa